The proteins below come from a single Nocardioides eburneiflavus genomic window:
- a CDS encoding uracil-xanthine permease family protein — translation MSMFKWDVVDPAPGQAVLPMQRLPWGKTIGLGAQHVVAMFGATFVFPLVMGLDANLAIMFSGFCTILFLLIVQNRVPSYLGTSASFVASVAAIRALDEGNDSSYVTGAILVGGLVLAAVGVLIHFAGAELIHRILPPAVTGAVVMLIGFNLAPVVAGIYWPQDQWIALLTAAFMVFAAVALPGFWSRIAVFLALIFGYLLSWLADVVIGPITSVTPVSNGEAVEHDRVSWAAVQAADWIGLPSGTLADGVSVVHGPSFSLTAILLVLPGVIALVAENTGHVKAVAEMTGEDLDPYMGRAIGADGIATAFASAFGGSPTTTYAENIGVMGATRVYSSAAYYVAALVAILLGLCPKFGAVVNATPGGVLGGITVVLYGMIGLVGAKIWVENNIDFGNPVNMVGLAAGIIAGIGGVTLTFGDDFELGGIALGTILVIVFFHMVKGRGGDGAGTVTRNLSHPGYDGGVDDAASGGAHNR, via the coding sequence ATGTCGATGTTCAAGTGGGACGTGGTCGATCCCGCACCCGGTCAGGCGGTGCTGCCGATGCAGCGGCTGCCGTGGGGCAAGACGATCGGGCTCGGCGCCCAGCACGTGGTCGCCATGTTCGGCGCCACCTTCGTGTTCCCCCTGGTGATGGGGCTCGACGCCAACCTCGCCATCATGTTCTCGGGCTTCTGCACGATCCTGTTCCTGCTGATCGTCCAGAACCGCGTGCCGAGCTACCTCGGCACCAGCGCCTCGTTCGTGGCGTCGGTCGCGGCGATCCGCGCTCTCGACGAGGGCAACGACTCGTCGTACGTCACCGGCGCGATCCTCGTCGGCGGCCTCGTGCTCGCGGCCGTGGGTGTGCTCATCCACTTCGCCGGCGCCGAGCTCATCCACCGGATCCTGCCGCCCGCAGTCACCGGCGCCGTCGTCATGCTCATCGGCTTCAACCTCGCACCCGTCGTGGCCGGCATCTACTGGCCACAGGACCAGTGGATCGCCCTGCTGACGGCGGCGTTCATGGTGTTCGCCGCCGTGGCCCTGCCCGGCTTCTGGTCGCGCATCGCGGTCTTCCTGGCACTGATCTTCGGCTACCTGCTGTCGTGGCTCGCCGACGTCGTCATCGGCCCGATCACCTCCGTGACACCGGTGAGCAACGGTGAGGCGGTCGAGCACGACCGCGTCTCCTGGGCTGCCGTCCAGGCCGCCGACTGGATCGGACTGCCCAGCGGCACCCTGGCTGACGGCGTCTCCGTCGTCCACGGCCCGTCGTTCTCGCTGACCGCGATCCTGCTCGTCCTGCCCGGCGTCATCGCGCTCGTCGCGGAGAACACCGGCCACGTCAAGGCCGTCGCCGAGATGACCGGCGAGGACCTCGACCCCTACATGGGCCGCGCCATCGGCGCCGACGGCATCGCGACCGCCTTCGCCAGCGCGTTCGGCGGCTCGCCGACCACGACGTACGCCGAGAACATCGGCGTCATGGGCGCCACGCGGGTCTACTCCTCGGCCGCCTACTACGTCGCCGCGCTCGTGGCGATCCTGCTCGGCCTCTGCCCGAAGTTCGGTGCGGTCGTCAACGCCACCCCGGGCGGAGTCCTGGGCGGCATCACGGTCGTGCTCTACGGAATGATCGGACTGGTGGGCGCGAAGATCTGGGTCGAGAACAACATCGACTTCGGCAACCCCGTCAACATGGTCGGCCTGGCCGCTGGCATCATCGCCGGCATTGGCGGCGTGACCCTCACCTTCGGCGACGACTTCGAGCTCGGCGGCATCGCCCTCGGCACGATCCTGGTCATCGTCTTCTTCCACATGGTCAAGGGCCGTGGCGGGGACGGCGCCGGCACCGTCACCCGCAACCTCAGCCACCCCGGCTACGACGGCGGCGTCGACGACGCAGCCTCCGGAGGCGCGCACAACCGATGA
- a CDS encoding DUF2877 domain-containing protein produces MSGPLPVAAPQRARRRLLTAADGPRQVLHASSSAIYVDLDGWCLGLVSATATRVPCALWSALPDLTEVIGLGQHRGAPHVEVRGGTLVLGGRQTRIGRVVDVTAPAPRRAGQTLAPHPATSGLALPADGRLVPAHLDALLGRGPGLTPLGDDVLAGWLATRAAAGRPDPVLASAVRRRLGVTTLLSATLLDCALRGEVLPQLADWLTSPSNGATDALLAVGATSGAGLLTGARLALASMPDQDSPHDHPADRPGRAA; encoded by the coding sequence ATGTCCGGACCACTTCCCGTTGCGGCACCACAGCGGGCGCGCCGGCGGCTCCTCACCGCCGCTGACGGTCCCCGGCAGGTCCTCCACGCCAGCAGCTCGGCGATCTACGTCGACCTCGACGGCTGGTGCCTCGGCCTCGTCTCCGCGACGGCGACCCGGGTGCCGTGCGCCCTCTGGTCGGCGCTGCCGGACCTCACCGAGGTCATCGGCCTCGGGCAGCACCGCGGCGCCCCCCACGTCGAGGTACGGGGCGGCACGCTCGTCCTCGGCGGACGCCAGACCCGCATCGGACGCGTCGTCGACGTCACTGCGCCCGCTCCGCGACGCGCCGGCCAGACCCTCGCGCCGCACCCGGCGACCTCCGGGCTCGCCCTGCCCGCCGACGGCCGACTGGTCCCCGCGCACCTCGACGCCCTGCTCGGCCGCGGGCCGGGCCTGACCCCGCTCGGCGACGACGTGCTGGCCGGCTGGCTGGCCACCCGCGCCGCCGCGGGCCGGCCGGACCCCGTGCTGGCCTCGGCCGTACGCCGCCGGCTGGGCGTCACGACGCTGCTGTCCGCGACCCTGCTCGACTGCGCCCTGCGCGGCGAGGTGCTGCCCCAGCTCGCGGACTGGCTCACCTCCCCCTCGAACGGGGCGACCGACGCGCTCCTCGCCGTCGGCGCCACCTCGGGAGCCGGCCTCCTCACCGGCGCGCGCCTCGCGCTGGCCTCGATGCCCGATCAGGACAGCCCCCACGACCACCCCGCCGACCGCCCCGGGAGGGCAGCATGA
- a CDS encoding DUF1116 domain-containing protein has protein sequence MSTPTVVTCGADMFADAVAGQAVDVQRVDWRPPMPGTEADLATVATDPRRVEANRTAVEAMLGVTAHLVDVAPASEVLGLEQGQFLHAGPPIEWERASGPLRGALMGGAALEGLVDDPEDAVALFESGSSVSLEPCHHRSAVGPMAGVVTPSMWMWVLEDRATGRRTYCSLNEGLGKVLRYGAYNDEVLTRLRWMGDVLGPLLQAAVRGTPEATDVTGILTQMLQMGDEAHNRNRAGTLMLLRDLSPAMVTSAEEGGFHSSDVADVLRFVGGNDHFFLNLAMPACKLALDAGRDVPGSTMVVAMARNGTDFGIQVSGTGDEWFTGPAQVAEGLFLGDFGPDDANPDIGDSAITETAGIGGFAMATAPAIVRLVGGSVPDALATTRRMHEITLAENPRWTVPVLEFQGTPTGIDVTKVCRTGILPQINTGMAGAVAGVGQVGAGLVTPPAEIFPKALAALAARSAQAEVEAGRSL, from the coding sequence ATGAGCACCCCCACGGTCGTCACCTGCGGCGCCGACATGTTCGCCGACGCCGTGGCCGGCCAGGCCGTCGACGTCCAGCGCGTCGACTGGCGTCCCCCGATGCCGGGCACCGAGGCAGACCTCGCGACGGTCGCCACCGACCCGCGCCGCGTCGAGGCCAACCGCACGGCCGTCGAGGCGATGCTCGGCGTCACCGCCCACCTCGTCGACGTCGCCCCGGCGAGCGAGGTCCTCGGGCTCGAGCAGGGGCAGTTCCTCCACGCCGGCCCGCCGATCGAGTGGGAGCGTGCCTCCGGCCCCCTACGCGGCGCCCTGATGGGCGGGGCCGCCCTCGAGGGCCTCGTCGACGACCCCGAGGACGCGGTCGCGCTCTTCGAGTCCGGCAGCAGCGTCAGCCTCGAGCCGTGCCACCACCGCAGCGCCGTCGGCCCGATGGCGGGCGTAGTCACGCCGTCGATGTGGATGTGGGTCCTCGAGGACCGCGCGACCGGCCGCCGGACGTACTGCTCCCTCAACGAGGGCCTCGGCAAGGTGCTGCGCTACGGCGCCTACAACGACGAGGTGCTGACCCGCCTGCGCTGGATGGGCGACGTGCTCGGCCCCCTGCTCCAGGCGGCAGTGCGCGGCACCCCGGAGGCCACCGACGTCACCGGCATCCTCACGCAGATGCTCCAGATGGGAGACGAGGCCCACAACCGCAACCGCGCCGGCACGCTGATGCTGTTGCGCGACCTGTCCCCCGCGATGGTGACCAGTGCGGAGGAGGGCGGCTTCCACAGCTCGGACGTCGCCGACGTGCTGCGCTTCGTCGGCGGCAACGACCACTTCTTCCTCAACCTCGCCATGCCCGCGTGCAAGCTCGCCCTCGACGCAGGTCGCGACGTGCCGGGGTCGACGATGGTCGTGGCGATGGCGCGCAACGGCACCGACTTCGGCATCCAGGTCTCCGGCACGGGCGACGAGTGGTTCACCGGCCCGGCGCAGGTCGCCGAGGGCCTCTTCCTCGGCGACTTCGGTCCCGACGACGCCAACCCCGACATCGGCGACTCCGCGATCACCGAGACGGCTGGCATCGGCGGCTTCGCGATGGCGACCGCGCCGGCGATCGTCCGCCTCGTCGGCGGCTCGGTGCCCGACGCGCTGGCCACCACGCGCCGGATGCACGAGATCACCCTCGCGGAGAACCCGCGCTGGACGGTGCCCGTGCTGGAGTTCCAGGGCACGCCCACCGGCATCGACGTGACCAAGGTGTGCCGTACGGGGATCCTGCCGCAGATCAACACCGGCATGGCCGGCGCGGTCGCCGGCGTCGGCCAGGTCGGCGCCGGGCTCGTCACCCCGCCCGCGGAGATCTTCCCGAAGGCGCTCGCCGCGCTCGCGGCCCGGTCGGCTCAGGCCGAGGTGGAGGCCGGCCGCTCGTTGTAG
- a CDS encoding glycerophosphodiester phosphodiesterase: MRRTTRLLAAPVLALALLGSVGTLSAPGASAAPAPAIKVTAHRGSSGAAPENTLAAVRLALAQKSDVVENDIQRTLDGELVIMHDVTLARTTDVEQVFPDRAPWNVRDFTLAEIKQLDAGSWFAPEFAGERVPTLAEWVGAVGDRAGMLLEPKAPELYPGIEVDLDKELRSLPAFTRALQRDRVVVQSFNHPWLRAYKDLAPDVTVGLLYGSRPTPADIAAAATWAQQVNPALGAIDEATVDQIHAQGMEAHVWTVNAGQDMRRAIRWDVDGIITNYPQVLRDILRRG; this comes from the coding sequence ATGCGCCGTACGACGCGACTCCTCGCAGCACCCGTCCTCGCCCTCGCCCTGCTGGGCTCGGTGGGCACCCTCTCCGCACCGGGCGCCTCGGCAGCCCCGGCGCCCGCGATCAAGGTGACCGCTCACCGCGGCTCGTCCGGAGCGGCTCCGGAGAACACGCTCGCCGCGGTCCGGCTCGCCCTCGCGCAGAAGTCCGACGTGGTCGAGAACGACATCCAGCGCACCCTCGACGGCGAGCTGGTGATCATGCACGACGTCACCCTCGCGCGGACGACCGACGTCGAGCAGGTCTTCCCGGACCGCGCCCCCTGGAACGTCCGCGACTTCACGCTCGCCGAGATCAAGCAGCTCGACGCCGGCTCGTGGTTCGCCCCGGAGTTCGCGGGGGAGCGGGTGCCGACCTTGGCCGAGTGGGTCGGCGCGGTCGGCGATCGGGCCGGCATGCTGCTCGAGCCCAAGGCGCCCGAGCTCTACCCCGGCATCGAGGTCGACCTCGACAAGGAGCTGCGTTCGCTCCCTGCGTTCACCCGGGCGCTCCAGCGCGACCGGGTCGTCGTGCAGTCCTTCAACCACCCCTGGCTGCGCGCGTACAAGGACCTGGCTCCCGACGTCACCGTCGGGCTGCTCTACGGGAGCAGGCCGACCCCGGCGGACATCGCCGCCGCCGCGACCTGGGCGCAGCAGGTGAACCCCGCGCTCGGCGCGATCGACGAGGCCACCGTCGACCAGATCCACGCCCAGGGCATGGAGGCGCACGTGTGGACCGTGAACGCCGGCCAGGACATGCGCCGGGCGATCAGGTGGGACGTCGACGGCATCATCACCAACTACCCGCAGGTGCTGCGCGACATCCTGCGCCGGGGCTGA
- a CDS encoding PucR family transcriptional regulator yields MISDPEAVAALERADALHTALTHIVLEGGDLAAIAEAVGAAMGCGVVFTSTDGRERAAHLDENQRESLAAADLLDPSGRVRVERIDADGTAVGEGEALVRRVVAAGVDLARLVALRPDGKIHSSDVHALERAAIVAALLVTRVEAITAVENKYRGDFLRDVFLGRAGEEEYVAEHAQAFGWHLDRPVMVVVAVLDPDAMAALGPDPEDRRAWQDRFAHAWRQVSATVDPSIASVAFSREVVTLVPVDLEAGAADAHVAVDRIIAAVRGDRGGGRIAFSAGVSRVSHGLGDLPEAFRQAQRAVEIGRRVHGGGSVTRFDQLGLHRLLALVPDGSELTAFAADVLGPLAERTPEAADLRETLQVLLDTNFNVAEAARAQFFHYNTMRYRVGKLQRILGPVATDPHLRLDVAVALRALEIVG; encoded by the coding sequence TTGATAAGCGACCCCGAGGCGGTTGCTGCGCTGGAGCGGGCGGACGCCCTGCACACCGCGCTGACGCACATCGTCCTCGAGGGCGGGGACCTGGCTGCGATCGCGGAGGCGGTGGGTGCGGCGATGGGCTGCGGCGTCGTCTTCACCTCGACCGACGGCCGTGAGCGCGCGGCCCACCTCGACGAGAACCAGCGCGAGTCGCTGGCCGCCGCCGACCTGCTCGACCCGAGTGGCCGGGTGCGTGTCGAGCGGATCGACGCCGACGGCACCGCCGTGGGTGAGGGCGAGGCGCTCGTACGCCGTGTGGTGGCTGCGGGCGTCGACCTCGCGCGGCTCGTGGCTCTGCGCCCGGACGGGAAGATCCACTCCTCCGACGTGCACGCGCTGGAGCGCGCCGCCATCGTCGCGGCTTTGCTCGTCACGCGCGTCGAGGCGATCACCGCCGTGGAGAACAAGTACCGCGGCGACTTCCTCCGCGACGTCTTCCTCGGCCGCGCCGGGGAGGAGGAGTACGTCGCCGAGCACGCGCAGGCCTTCGGCTGGCACCTCGACCGGCCGGTGATGGTGGTGGTCGCGGTGCTCGACCCGGACGCGATGGCAGCGCTGGGCCCCGACCCCGAGGACCGGCGTGCGTGGCAGGACCGCTTCGCCCACGCGTGGCGGCAGGTCTCGGCGACGGTCGACCCGAGCATCGCCTCGGTCGCCTTCAGCCGCGAGGTCGTCACGCTCGTGCCCGTCGACCTCGAGGCCGGCGCCGCCGACGCGCACGTCGCCGTCGACCGGATCATCGCGGCGGTTCGGGGTGACCGCGGTGGCGGCCGGATCGCGTTCTCCGCCGGCGTGAGCCGCGTGTCCCACGGCCTCGGTGACCTGCCGGAGGCGTTCCGCCAGGCCCAGCGGGCCGTCGAGATCGGCCGCCGGGTGCACGGCGGCGGCTCGGTCACCCGCTTCGACCAGCTCGGCCTGCACCGGCTGCTCGCCCTCGTGCCCGACGGGTCCGAGCTGACGGCGTTCGCGGCCGACGTCCTCGGCCCGCTCGCCGAGCGCACCCCCGAGGCCGCCGACCTGCGCGAGACGCTCCAGGTGCTGCTCGACACCAACTTCAACGTGGCCGAGGCGGCGCGCGCCCAGTTCTTCCACTACAACACGATGCGCTACCGCGTCGGCAAGCTGCAGCGGATCCTCGGGCCCGTCGCCACCGACCCGCACCTGCGGCTCGACGTGGCGGTCGCGCTGCGGGCGCTGGAGATCGTCGGCTGA
- a CDS encoding FdrA family protein: protein MSTTTTKDHVDHVDHVELRSGAYADSVTLLQVSRAVQATPGVVAAQVAMATGLNLEVLEAMGFAVPPASGNDMVVALRLDADADVAQALQAVDTALTPTRPTTGDTTEAPPRTTGSALRRTGPGGAVALVSVPGASATVEAMDALESGHDVMVFSDNVPLAEEVALKTYASSRGALVMGPDCGTAVIDGVGLGFANTVRPGRIGLVAASGTGCQQLLALLHHAGEHLAAQGTDGVGVRHALGVGGRDLSAAVGGLATREALRRLDADPDVDLVVVVSKPPAPEVAEALARDTDALATPVELGLLGRGQRDLTAVAEAVLARLGHDAPDWPVQGADESAAATGPLLRGLFVGGTLCDESMLLATEALGPVRSNIPLSDDLALDPGELIADTHTFVDFGDDALTQGRAHPMIDPTLRNEQISRAAADPSTGVILLDLVLGHGAEPDPASLLAPAIEAARAERPIPVVVSLVGTDLDPQGLSAQRDALVAAGAEVHLSNASATRRALDLLSNFEGKAS, encoded by the coding sequence ATGAGCACCACCACCACCAAGGACCACGTGGACCACGTGGACCACGTCGAGCTCCGCAGCGGCGCGTACGCCGACTCGGTGACCCTCCTCCAGGTCAGCCGTGCCGTCCAGGCCACGCCCGGCGTCGTCGCCGCGCAGGTCGCGATGGCCACCGGGCTCAACCTCGAGGTGCTCGAGGCGATGGGCTTTGCCGTTCCACCCGCCTCCGGCAACGACATGGTCGTGGCGCTGCGCCTCGACGCCGACGCCGACGTCGCGCAGGCACTGCAGGCCGTCGACACCGCCCTCACCCCGACCCGCCCCACCACCGGCGACACCACCGAGGCCCCGCCCCGCACCACCGGCAGCGCACTGCGGCGTACGGGTCCCGGCGGCGCCGTCGCCCTGGTCTCGGTGCCGGGCGCCAGCGCCACCGTCGAGGCGATGGACGCGCTCGAGTCCGGCCACGACGTGATGGTCTTCAGCGACAACGTGCCGCTCGCCGAGGAGGTCGCGCTCAAGACGTACGCCTCCTCCCGCGGCGCCCTCGTGATGGGCCCCGACTGCGGTACCGCGGTCATCGACGGCGTCGGACTGGGCTTCGCCAACACGGTGCGCCCCGGCCGGATCGGGCTCGTCGCCGCCTCCGGCACCGGCTGCCAGCAGCTGCTCGCGCTGCTGCACCACGCGGGCGAGCACCTCGCCGCGCAGGGCACCGACGGGGTCGGCGTACGCCACGCGCTCGGCGTGGGTGGCCGTGACCTGTCGGCCGCGGTCGGCGGGCTCGCCACGCGCGAGGCGCTGCGCCGCCTCGACGCCGACCCGGACGTCGACCTGGTCGTCGTGGTCTCCAAGCCCCCCGCCCCCGAGGTCGCCGAGGCCCTCGCCCGTGACACCGACGCGCTGGCGACCCCGGTCGAGCTCGGCCTGCTCGGTCGCGGCCAGCGCGACCTCACCGCCGTCGCCGAGGCCGTGCTCGCGCGCCTCGGCCACGACGCCCCCGACTGGCCCGTGCAGGGCGCCGACGAGTCGGCCGCCGCGACCGGACCGCTCCTGCGCGGCCTCTTCGTCGGCGGGACCCTGTGCGACGAGTCGATGCTGCTCGCGACCGAGGCGCTCGGCCCCGTGCGCAGCAACATCCCGCTCTCCGACGACCTCGCCCTCGACCCGGGCGAGCTGATCGCGGACACCCACACGTTCGTCGACTTCGGCGACGACGCCCTGACCCAGGGCCGCGCGCACCCGATGATCGACCCGACCCTGCGCAACGAGCAGATCTCCCGCGCCGCCGCCGACCCCTCGACCGGCGTGATCCTCCTCGACCTCGTGCTCGGCCACGGCGCCGAGCCCGACCCGGCCTCCCTCCTCGCCCCCGCCATCGAGGCAGCTCGCGCGGAGCGGCCGATCCCGGTCGTCGTCAGCCTCGTCGGCACCGACCTCGACCCCCAGGGCCTCTCCGCGCAGCGCGACGCGCTCGTCGCCGCCGGCGCCGAGGTCCACCTGTCCAACGCGAGCGCCACCCGCCGCGCCCTCGACCTGCTGAGCAACTTCGAAGGGAAGGCCTCCTGA
- a CDS encoding GNAT family N-acetyltransferase has protein sequence MELRRATEADARPMAAIAAAAYSPYLERLDGLRPGPMDTDYAAAVADTEAWVAVSGGAVVGFVLLVEEDGCLLLENVAVLPEHHGRGIGRRLLELAEHRTAELGHDRLRLYTHVTMIENQALYERTGYVETARTTEHGFTRVFYEKRL, from the coding sequence ATGGAGCTGCGCCGCGCGACCGAGGCCGACGCACGACCCATGGCCGCCATCGCCGCAGCGGCGTACTCCCCCTACCTCGAGCGCTTGGACGGCCTGCGGCCCGGCCCGATGGACACCGACTACGCCGCTGCGGTCGCGGACACCGAGGCCTGGGTCGCCGTGTCCGGTGGCGCCGTCGTCGGCTTCGTGCTCCTCGTCGAGGAGGACGGGTGCCTGCTCCTCGAGAACGTCGCGGTCCTGCCGGAGCACCACGGCCGCGGCATCGGGCGCCGGCTCCTGGAGCTGGCCGAGCACCGGACTGCCGAGCTGGGGCACGACCGCCTCCGGCTCTACACCCACGTGACGATGATCGAGAACCAGGCGCTGTACGAGCGGACAGGCTACGTCGAGACCGCCCGCACCACCGAGCACGGGTTCACGCGGGTGTTCTACGAGAAGCGGCTCTGA
- a CDS encoding MerR family transcriptional regulator, with protein sequence MTSTRDLMTIGDFARAAGLTPKALRLYDELGLLRPVEVDEHSGYRRYAPAQLERARLVATLRLVGMPLARIEQVLDGSRADMAQAVSAYWVQVEADTATRRDIVATLVHHLRNEEPDMTLSTHTLHATFGTSHLRGGRDRQQDAYVATPELVAVADGFGDRDDLAAMALAAFGTGGLDGAVAEVAADITAGLPDAPTSGTTLTAVVLEGGTARITHVGDARVWLVRDGALRQLTHDHTVVAALIDAGQLTVDEARSHEHRNLLNRALAPGVVADEAAVDLRPGDRLALTTDGVHSYVDDLAPLLLADGEPQDVADSVAAAVVAAGEPDNHTVVVVDLS encoded by the coding sequence ATGACCAGCACCCGTGACCTGATGACCATCGGCGACTTCGCCCGCGCGGCGGGCCTGACGCCGAAGGCGTTGCGGCTCTACGACGAGCTCGGGCTGCTGCGTCCGGTCGAGGTCGACGAGCACTCGGGCTACCGCCGGTACGCCCCCGCCCAGCTCGAGCGTGCCCGCCTGGTGGCGACGCTCCGGCTGGTGGGCATGCCGCTGGCCCGGATCGAGCAGGTGCTGGACGGCTCCCGCGCCGACATGGCGCAGGCCGTCTCGGCGTACTGGGTCCAGGTCGAGGCAGACACCGCGACCCGCCGCGACATCGTCGCCACCCTCGTCCACCACCTGAGGAACGAGGAACCCGACATGACCCTCTCCACCCACACCCTGCACGCGACGTTCGGCACCAGCCACCTCCGGGGCGGCCGCGACCGCCAGCAGGACGCGTACGTCGCGACGCCCGAGCTGGTGGCGGTCGCCGACGGCTTCGGTGACCGCGACGACCTCGCCGCCATGGCGCTGGCGGCGTTCGGGACCGGCGGCCTCGACGGCGCCGTGGCCGAGGTCGCGGCCGACATCACGGCGGGCCTGCCCGATGCGCCGACCTCGGGCACCACCCTCACCGCGGTCGTCCTCGAAGGAGGAACCGCGCGCATCACGCACGTCGGCGACGCGCGGGTGTGGCTGGTGCGCGACGGTGCGCTGCGGCAGCTCACCCACGACCACACGGTCGTCGCCGCGCTGATCGACGCTGGTCAGCTCACCGTCGACGAGGCGCGCTCGCACGAGCACCGCAACCTGCTCAACCGCGCCCTGGCCCCGGGCGTCGTGGCCGACGAGGCCGCGGTCGACCTCCGGCCGGGCGACCGGCTGGCGCTCACGACCGACGGCGTCCACTCGTACGTCGACGACCTCGCCCCGCTGCTCCTCGCCGACGGCGAGCCGCAGGACGTCGCGGACTCCGTGGCGGCGGCCGTCGTCGCCGCCGGCGAGCCGGACAACCACACCGTCGTGGTGGTCGACCTGTCCTGA
- a CDS encoding HNH endonuclease signature motif containing protein, which translates to MSTTAPAPATSPVLDRAVLDRAVSDRVLDRAVAAMTAKRRVEVEVLESALAWAQAHVVSDEEVAAGWRSETIHAPGSAAALFGERPLPIAGEGAPLVAEFAVVELSGVLEQSHEATLALLGDVLDLAHRLPRLWTLVRSLGVPVRLAREAARVSRDLDPVAAGHADRLLVWQPRRLNPHRIGVLVHEARLYADPDRAIADHDHALESRRVEVRHEQGAPGVSEVFMSLDVADAVAFDHTVSTMATTMRALGHPGDLGVRRAHAVGLLADPQRALDILAVADVADPDRPVDPAVDESVCVAEEAAYATPDPFRRPTTDTPSKMSGRAGRAGEVRLVLHLTDRDLLAHGIDSQTVDACGVARSDELGPMLLGRLQTWLLTAGTVTIQPVLDLDPATSPMPAVDQHDPPAPMAAAVRLRDATCVFPGCSRPSGRADLDHIVEYVPLDEGGPPGQTHPANLAPLCRRHHRAKTFGAFTYHRRPDGAYEWTLPSGRRIVTDPPRPRPRPGPGPQPRSRP; encoded by the coding sequence ATGTCCACCACTGCTCCGGCCCCCGCCACCAGCCCCGTGCTGGATCGTGCGGTGCTGGATCGTGCGGTGTCGGATCGGGTGCTGGATCGGGCGGTGGCGGCGATGACGGCGAAGCGTCGCGTGGAGGTCGAGGTGCTGGAGTCCGCGCTGGCGTGGGCGCAGGCGCACGTCGTGTCCGACGAGGAGGTGGCGGCGGGGTGGCGTTCGGAGACGATCCACGCGCCGGGGTCGGCGGCGGCGTTGTTCGGGGAGCGTCCCCTGCCGATCGCCGGGGAGGGTGCCCCGCTGGTCGCGGAGTTCGCGGTGGTCGAGCTGTCGGGGGTGTTGGAGCAGTCCCACGAGGCCACGCTGGCGCTGCTGGGTGACGTGCTCGACCTGGCCCACCGCCTGCCACGGCTGTGGACGCTGGTGCGGTCGCTGGGCGTGCCGGTGCGGCTGGCGCGGGAGGCGGCGCGGGTCTCGCGCGACCTCGACCCGGTCGCGGCCGGCCACGCGGACCGGCTGCTGGTGTGGCAGCCGCGCCGGTTGAACCCGCACCGCATCGGGGTCCTGGTCCACGAGGCCCGCCTGTACGCGGACCCGGACCGGGCGATCGCCGACCACGACCACGCGCTGGAGTCCCGGCGGGTGGAGGTGCGCCACGAGCAGGGCGCACCGGGGGTGAGCGAGGTGTTCATGAGCCTCGACGTGGCTGATGCGGTCGCGTTCGACCACACCGTGTCGACGATGGCCACCACCATGCGAGCCCTGGGTCACCCCGGCGACCTCGGCGTCCGCCGCGCCCACGCGGTGGGGCTGCTCGCGGACCCGCAGCGGGCGCTCGACATCCTGGCTGTCGCGGATGTCGCGGACCCCGACCGGCCGGTCGACCCCGCCGTCGACGAGTCGGTGTGCGTGGCCGAGGAAGCCGCCTACGCGACCCCGGACCCGTTCCGCCGACCCACCACCGACACCCCCTCGAAGATGTCAGGCCGGGCGGGTCGGGCGGGTGAGGTGCGGCTGGTGCTGCACCTCACCGACCGCGACCTCCTCGCCCACGGCATTGACTCCCAGACCGTTGATGCCTGTGGGGTGGCGCGCAGTGACGAGCTCGGCCCGATGCTGCTGGGCCGGCTCCAGACGTGGCTGCTCACCGCCGGCACAGTGACCATCCAGCCCGTCCTCGACCTCGACCCGGCAACGAGCCCGATGCCCGCGGTCGACCAGCACGACCCGCCCGCGCCGATGGCCGCCGCAGTCCGGCTCCGGGACGCCACCTGCGTGTTCCCCGGCTGCAGCCGTCCCTCCGGGCGGGCCGACCTCGACCACATCGTCGAGTACGTCCCCCTCGACGAGGGCGGGCCACCCGGCCAGACCCACCCGGCCAACCTCGCGCCCCTGTGCCGGCGACACCACCGGGCCAAGACGTTCGGCGCCTTCACCTACCACCGCCGACCCGACGGCGCGTACGAGTGGACCCTGCCCTCCGGCAGGCGCATCGTCACCGACCCACCCCGCCCACGACCGAGACCAGGCCCAGGACCACAGCCACGCTCCAGACCCTGA